From a single Fusarium fujikuroi IMI 58289 draft genome, chromosome FFUJ_chr03 genomic region:
- a CDS encoding related to mitochondrial intermediate peptidase precursor encodes MLSSRGNRLWICNRCVRRTSSPPQRRWNSIASTVAQAISPSTPVDHTASTNHDDTVLRNLFDAPTGRTFPKFSLKKSQGLFKNRYLTSPDGFQHFAQKNLERAKNIVNKVLSASSVHEYRAVVRDLDRLSDLLCRVLDLADFVRMTHPDGRFQEAAANAWGMVYQYMNQLNTMTGLSDQLSQALSIPEVTKVWSEEERTVALQLKLDFMKSAVNLPKASRDRFVDLSSRISEIGSAFAQGMQPARKQITLPAYKFYGLYPGIAATLKVRQNITLPTLSSDAIGALQSVHDEETRKEIYLAQRTASRETVMYLEAMLKLRGELAELAGFESYGQMALKDRMMAKTPASVMEFLLALRNNNTPVVQAELQELVLKKRDRLNLPDVPLQAWDKDFYMEKIRVDLRSRQRQEDQLNAFFSVGTVIQGLSRLFDRLYGIRLVLRETLPGETWHPEVKRLDVVTDKGELIAVLYCDLFHRPQKSGNPAHFTVRCSREILPDEVAEVAADYDSTGPSFESPEMAANDGMETSSADGVLKQLPTIALVCDFQPSENSKEPSLLSYQSVETLFHEMGHAIHSILARTSFQNVSGTRCATDFAELPSTLMEHFAADPTVLSLFARHWKSDRPLPYELVAERIRLTKRFEGLETENQIILAMVDQAYHASTMRDAEFDSTAVFHDIKARFAHGPRDPPNTCWQGFFGHLHSYGSTYYSYLFDRVLAERVWRVVFKAGENGGAINRENGEQLKENLLKWGGGRDPWTCLADTLQDERLALGDEKSMALVGSWGIKDDYHP; translated from the coding sequence ATGCTGAGTTCGAGGGGCAACCGCCTCTGGATCTGTAATAGATGTGTTCGACGCACGAGCAGCCCTCCACAACGGCGATGGAACTCTATTGCCTCCACGGTAGCCCAGGCTATCTCCCCAAGCACACCGGTCGATCATACCGCGAGCACGAATCACGATGATACTGTTTTACGCAACTTATTCGACGCCCCCACGGGCAGAACTTTCCCCAAGttcagcttgaagaagagccaagGTCTCTTCAAGAATCGATACCTCACCAGCCCTGATGGCTTCCAACATTTCGCTCAGAAGAACCTCGAACGGGCAAAAAATATCGTTAATAAAGTCCTCAGTGCATCCTCTGTACATGAATACCGTGCGGTGGTCCGCGACCTTGATCGGCTTAGCGACCTATTATGCCGTGTACTGGACCTTGCAGATTTCGTTCGTATGACGCATCCAGATGGTCGGTTCCAGGAAGCGGCTGCCAACGCATGGGGTATGGTATATCAGTACATGAACCAGCTTAATACCATGACTGGCCTCAGTGATCAGTTAAGTCAGGCGCTATCTATCCCCGAAGTTACAAAGGTGTggtcagaagaagagagaactGTGGCTTTACAGCTCAAGTTGGACTTTATGAAATCTGCTGTAAATTTGCCAAAGGCTTCACGAGACAGATTCGTGGATTTGTCCTCGCGTATCAGCGAAATAGGGTCAGCTTTTGCACAGGGAATGCAGCCAGCAAGAAAACAAATTACCCTTCCGGCTTATAAGTTCTATGGCCTCTACCCAGGCATCGCAGCCACGCTCAAAGTACGCCAGAACATCACGCTACCCACTTTGAGCTCAGATGCAATTGGAGCACTTCAAAGTGTGCATGACGAGGAGACTCGCAAAGAAATCTACCTCGCCCAACGAACCGCTTCTCGGGAGACTGTTATGTACCTCGAGGcaatgttgaagttgagaggtGAGCTCGCAGAGCTTGCAGGTTTCGAAAGTTATGGTCAAATGGCCCTAAAGGACCGcatgatggccaagactCCTGCGTCTGTAATGGAGTTTCTCCTTGCTCTAAGAAATAACAACACACCGGTAGTCCAGGCCGAACTGCAAGAACTGGTTTTGAAGAAACGAGACAGACTCAACCTTCCAGATGTCCCACTCCAAGCCTGGGACAAAGACTTTTATATGGAGAAAATCAGAGTTGACCTTAGGTCTAGACAGCGGCAAGAAGATCAGCTCAACGCATTTTTTTCTGTTGGGACTGTCATACAAGGCCTATCGAGACTCTTTGATCGGCTTTATGGTATCCGTCTTGTGTTGCGGGAGACTCTTCCTGGTGAGACATGGCACCCTGAGGTGAAACGACTTGATGTTGTCACTGATAAGGGGGAACTAATTGCTGTTCTCTACTGCGACTTGTTTCATCGTCCACAAAAGTCCGGCAATCCCGCACATTTTACAGTCAGATGTTCCCGGGAGATCCTCCCTGACGAAGTAGCAGAAGTCGCTGCTGATTATGACAGCACTGGGCCAAGTTTCGAATCACCCGAGATGGCAGCCAACGATGGCATGGAGACTTCCTCCGCGGACGGTGTACTAAAGCAGCTGCCCACTATTGCACTCGTCTGTGATTTTCAGCCAAGTGAGAACTCTAAGGAGCCCTCTTTATTATCCTACCAATCTGTCGAGACCCTGTTCCACGAGATGGGCCATGCTATTCACTCTATACTTGCACGAACTAGCTTCCAGAATGTCTCCGGGACTCGTTGTGCGACCGACTTTGCTGAGCTACCATCGACACTTATGGAGCACTTCGCTGCTGATCCTACTGTCCTATCTCTCTTTGCACGTCACTGGAAGTCGGACCGGCCTTTACCTTACGAACTCGTTGCCGAGAGAATCCGGTTGACTAAGCGATTCGAAGGCTTGGAAACAGAGAACCAGATCATTCTTGCAATGGTAGACCAAGCCTACCATGCCTCAACAATGCGGGATGCAGAGTTTGACTCGACCGCTGTTTTCCATGATATCAAGGCTCGCTTTGCCCATGGACCTCGAGATCCGCCAAATACTTGCTGGCAGGGGTTCTTTGGTCACCTGCATAGTTACGGAAGTACCTACTATAGTTATCTCTTTGACCGTGTACTCGCCGAGCGTGTTTGGCGTGTTGtcttcaaggctggtgagaaTGGGGGTGCCATCAATCGCGAAAACGGAGAGCAGTTGAAGGAAAATCTGCTAAAATGGGGAGGCGGCAGGGACCCTTGGACTTGTCTCGCCGACACGCTTCAGGATGAAAGACTCGCACTTGGTGACGAGAAATCCATGGCCTTGGTTGGGAGCTGGGGGATAAAGGATGACTACCACCCGTAG
- a CDS encoding related to tRNA dihydrouridine synthase, with translation MATEVKRVPIPRRGVDYRGKVVLAPMVRSGELPSRLLALKYGADLVWGPETVDYSMIGTCRRFDEDSKTIEWYRLSSHGQKDPPPDAKESIIYRMLPDVEKDKLIFQIGTSDPDRAVAAARLVAADVAGIDVNAGCPKPFSTSGGMGAALLKTPDKLCAILEALVKNITPEFEIGISVKIRLLDTAAETEALVRRLCATGITGLTIHCRTTPMRPRERAIRGQLRMIAEVCHEYGVACLMNGDVEDRDQGLQLAKEFGADGAMIAAAAEKNPSCFRSVADGGLAPWEEVVDHYVKTAIDVDNRFGNTKFLLSNMVPGKSKSYQPMNQSKNYKSICKALSLEKHLESARIIDSKRGLDQPLQGKAAEKAAKRAAKRANAQANSLPVKSEEENEQKRKRRMSDNRPVKQLKTSEPAPIATPV, from the exons ATGGCTACAGAAGTCAAGCGAGTACCCATTCCTCGACGGGGTGTAGATTACCGTGGCAAGGTTGTTCTTGCGCCTATGGTTCGCTCAGGAGAGCTTCCATCAAGACTTTTGGCTCTCAAGTATGGCGCAGATCTTGTCTGGG GTCCTGAAACTGTGGATTACTCCATGATTGGAACTTGTCGTCGATTTGATGAAGACTCAAAAACGATAGAGTGGTATCGTCTCTCATCCCATGGCCAGAAGGACCCTCCTCCGGATGCCAAGGAGAGCATAATTTACAGAATGCTGCCAGATGTTGAAAAAGACAAGCTTATCTTCCAAATCGGCACATCAGATCCCGATCGTGCAGTGGCAGCCGCTAGGCTGGTGGCCGCAGATGTTGCCGGCATTGATGTCAACGCTGGTTGCCCAAAGCCCTTCAGCACTAGCGGAGGAATGGGTGCcgctcttctcaagactcCAGATAAACTGTGCGCTattcttgaagctcttgtTAAAAACATTACCCCTGAATTTGAGATTGGAATAAGCGTTAAGATCAGACTCCTCGACACCGCGGCGGAAACAGAGGCGCTCGTCCGCCGTCTTTGTGCGACAGGCATTACAGGACTAACCATCCATTGCCGGACGACACCTATGAGGCCCAGAGAGCGGGCTATTAGAGGGCAACTCCGTATGATTGCGGAAGTCTGCCATGAGTATGGTGTTGCCTGCTTGATGAACGGCGACGTTGAGGATAGGGACCAAGGTCTCCAGCTCGCCAAAGAGTTCGGTGCGGACGGTGCAATGATTGCAGCTGCGGCTGAGAAGAACCCAAGCTGCTTCAGGAGTGTAGCAGATGGCGGACTGGCACCCTGGGAAGAAGTTGTCGATCATTATGTGAAGACTGCGATTGATGTTGACAACCGGTTCGGTAACACCAAGTTCCTGCTCTCAAACATGGTCCCTGGAAAGTCAAAATCTTACCAGCCAATGAACCAGTCCAAGAATTATAAGAGCATCTGCAAGGCGCTATCACTCGAAAAACACCTCGAGTCCGCTCGTATTATAGATAGCAAGCGAGGGCTGGATCAGCCCCTGCAGGGGAAAGCTGCAGAGAAGGCCGCAAAGAGGGCTGCAAAAAGGGCCAACGCACAGGCCAATTCACTGCCGGTGaagtcagaagaagaaaatgaacAGAAGCGCAAGCGGAGAATGTCTGATAACAGACCCGTGAAGCAGTTGAAGACATCTGAACCTGCACCAATTGCAACGCCTGTTTAG
- a CDS encoding related to mitochondrial protein: protein MASRVVFSRRSLAPLAAMALGGMALAPATVFAEGPSDFKRKPIYDDYDIPTANPAPVTPPPVAATPVEPVDDEERHHSPTPTERLAVHIGRGRLALYKYAVAAENKVNETMDSAFNLEQSFTSTIASLAPSRESGEQLMPGAIYVLVAAMAGSIITRNRSIILRASLPLALGIGAGWTVLPVTMRNISDLTWKYEQRFPVIAESHIRLRESIVNSVSFAKAHSQVGVRYVDEKVTDAREAVEGWVQKGK, encoded by the exons ATGGCTTCACGAGTGGTGTTCTCGCGG CGCTCCCTGGCACCACTGGCGGCCATGGCCCTTGGCGGCATGGCACTGGCTCCGGCTACTGTTTTCGCCGAAGGTCCCAGCGACTTCAAG CGAAAACCCATCTACGACGATTACGATATCCCGACAGCAAATCCCGCACCTGTAACACCACCACCCGTTGCTGCGACGCCCGTTGAGCCGGTCGATGACGAGGAAAGGCATCACTCGCCTACTCCTACTGAGCGGCTGGCCGTCCATATCGGCAGAGGTCGCCTGGCTCTGTACAAGTACGCAGTAGCTGCTGAGAACAAGGTCAACGAGACCATGGATTCAGCCTTCAATCTCGAGCAATCCTTCACCAGTACCATCGCTTCACTGGCTCCCTCCCGTGAAAGCGGCGAGCAACTTATGCCCGGTGCCATTTACGTTCTGGTTGCTGCTATGGCCGGCAGTATCATTACTCGCAATCGCAGCATTATCCTTCGCGCTTCGCTCCCCCTTGCCCTGGGTATCGGCGCTGGCTGGACCGTTCTCCCTGTCACCATGCGCAACATCTCCGACCTGACCTGGAAGTACGAGCAGAGGTTCCCTGTTATTGCCGAGTCTCACATCCGCCTGCGCGAGAGTATCGTCAACAGCGTCAGCTTTGCCAAGGCGCATAGCCAGGTTGGTGTCCGTTATGTAGATGAAAAAGTGACAGATGCACgagaggctgttgagggcTGGGTCCAGAAGGGCAAATAA